GGATACCTGATTTTGAAGACGCTTCAACTCTGCTTTGTACACATCGGCTTCTGCTTTGGCTTCTTTCAATTCCGCATCAGAGCAAGATTGCTTTGCTTTTAAAGCTGACAACTCCTGAGTTAGAGTGACGTTATCTTCATTGAGTTTATCAATGTGTTTGTACTCACCCTTAGAACGCTCAAGACTTCCCGCAAAATAAGTCTAAGCCTGCAAGCAGATTATCAAAAGTTATAACGTATGAGAAAAATTTAGTGGAGGAAAATATatagagaaagatgaaaagaaacATACCTGGATCATAAGCCCTAAAGCAATCATGTTCATCTGATATGTAGGCATATCCTTTAGAACGACATGTTCTTTTGGTCGTATGAAATTATTGGCAAAAGTGCTCATCACATGAGGATTAGTCAATAAATTTGCCTCATCAGATAAACTGAAAGATCGATTGTGATTAAAAGTAAGAGGAACAAAAAACTGCATCCACTTGACTGAGGGGTCATCAGCCTGAAGAGCTTCATCACCAGTATCAGCTCCTACGAATCCTCTTGATCAGGTTTTTTTCCGTCTACATAACCAAAAGATCGACCTGAAGGAGTTGCAGTATCGCACGGGAAAGTGTCAACTTTAGGAGAACCTTCAACCTCTTCCCGAGAGGCATCAACTTTGGGAACATCGGCAATCTCCACCTCGGCAACGTCAGTCTCGGTTATATTACCAGCGGTGATTGTGTTTTGGAAAGGTacctcaaaaacatcataattAATCACCACCTCAGGGAAAGTAGCTGATGAATCTTTTTCCTGATAAGGAACTTCAAGGATGCCAGTTAAATTTTCAGAATCCTTCATCAGAGATACCTCTGAGACATTTGTCACATCAATAAGAGAAAGGttagttcttcttcttttcctcaGAATTAAAGACGATTCTTCCTCGGAATCTGTACTTTCAGTGCTACGTATACCTTCAATCTTCCTAATCTAGGAAATACCAGAAGAAGATTGCTTCTtcaatttccttttcttgagAACAAGTTTACCAACATTCTTTGAATCTTCCGCCTCCACACTCGACCTCCTTCTAACAACAGAACGGATATTATCGAATGCTGAGTCGTCATCGTTTGGAAGAATCAAAGCTCTTGATGATGGTCTCCTTTTACTAGAATGGCCTGACAAAATAGAGACAATAAGGATGATTGCCACCAGGAAAAGAAgattaataaaattaaataccTTTGTTCTTTCCAGAATTGTCCAAAGTATGAATGCCCCATTGCACCGCTATTGATTCTCAAGTTCTAGCACTTGCCGAGAATtggattattgtttctttaaatGCATGAATATTCTCCGGAATATTCTGCTCGGGATTAAAAGCTTTTGCATTCTATTTCTCCGGAAAAGACTTTTCATCACTACTCACTAATTGGTGAGTAGGAATAAACACAAACTCATTAAACCATAAACGGTCATGGCTATCCTCAGGGTCATCGAACAGCTTATTCAGGCCCCTGGCCCTAAACATTATCATAGAACCTCTTATAAAATGAAGGGAGTTCAGATATAAAATGTGATCTAAGGTAAGCTGTACGTTGGCAAGTTGAGCAACGTGTTGATATAATTGAATCAAATGCCAGACCTCGGGAGTAAGTTGCCCTACGCAAATTTGAAGACGACAGCATAATTGATCAATCAACAGAGTTAACGATAAATTAAACCCAATAGTAAAGGGGTAGATGTACACTGCAGAAAACCCAGGCAAATGAGAAGTGGCAGGTTTAGCTGGTTCAGGAACAATAACCTCCACACGGTGATCCTTCCAATGCACCTTTCAATTACAGAAGGAACAAGGTCTTCAATAGTGTGAGTAGGATTTTTGGGGAGAACACTATCAACATAAGGAAGATTTACCTTTCCAACTTCACCATCACCAGCACCAGAAGATATTGAAGATGAAGGCCTGGGAACAGCAGCAACAGTAATAGCATCGCCCATAAATTTTTTGGGAGGTACTCTATTCTTAGGTTTTTCAGTGCCCATATTGGGAGGAAAAGCATCAACAATGACGGTCTTTTCTGGTAAAATATTTTGAGAAGATGAAGGAAAAGACATgattaagaatttaaaaaatcaaagaaattgaagaagaaggaaaagaagcaAAGGAATTTGAAGTTGAGACTTTAGGAGCGGAaaatttgagataaaataatgaaaaggtaaaatttaaacttttgtAGAGAAGGTAAAACTGCCATCATTACCTTAGGAAATGGGGAGAAAATGAAGGGCACGGTAAAAGCCACGTGTCCCACGTCTGACTTCGTCATTTAATGCGAATCTTTTCAACTTCTGCCATTATGTCATGTACCCATCACGTCAGTGGACCACGATATAACGTTAGTTATAATGTTTTCTATTCTACAATAAGAAGATTCAAATGTCTAATCAAGGGAAGATTGATGAAAATCAGCAAGATTATTTCTCGGGAACATCGTTGTGATGAACCTGAAAAATTGAGGGACTATATGTATGGGTAAAAAATCGCACTTAATATGTGGGCCAACATGTAGTCGACACATGTCAGTTTATATAATGACGTAGAGAAATCAGATGGTAATGTCGAGCAAAGCATTGGTGGAAAGGTAGCTGATATCGACTATGTGGTCAACGAAGAGAGCATCAGTGGAAACAATACACAAGACCCTCTTGattgtgttacaccttggaaatttcgtgaCAATTGCCTTATGAGCGAACCAATGCATGCCTAAAGTGTACATGAAGACCTTGTAAGGTTAAGAaaggtatttgataactttaagtatATACCTTAAAGTTTTAAAGTTATATGAGCCAATAGAAGCAAGTTCGTCGGAAAAAGTTGATGTTGAATCATGTTTGGAGAGAGttcatatcatttgagttatacattgcttGGCATCACTTTGAGGGAGAGATATATatccccttagatggttaatgaatttctagacaagtgccaaggaggttccataaggattggaggtcaaacgaatcgaaaagaacgcgaTTTCGTGAAAACAGAGGAATTGGAGCAGTGTGCGGTCACACATTGAGCGTGATGAGCAGCACACTGGATGCAAACTCCCCATTTTGGGTGTATTCACTGGCCAACATCACCCCCAAGTGGTGGAGATAGTGTGCCACCGCACACTTAGTGTACTAGGTCGCATACTCTTTGCTAAGTGGATCGGGGAGGGGGGGGGTgattttgccacctttttaaatcccaaacgaccacaaatttatttccaactttccacacttatttctCCACCTTTCTAGAGCTTTAttaagagttcttgaaggttcccaAACACTCCACCCCTTTGCATATCATCTAAAGAGAGAATCAACATCAAAAACCTCAAGGTAATCCaaagaaggtgattgttcttgattCCTTTTAAAGTTGTGGTGAACTTAATCTAGGAgggagttgagtgaggtgaagttctttgattataaggtatgttcttcatcttatttatatggttggattgatgtaaaggtttagtgaCCCCTTAGAAACGAAAAGAATTAAAGCGGAGAAGCCATAAGTGttgtaatgaagaagatgactatgaggtgaATTCAAAAAGGAATTTGGTTAGATTTGGgcattaaattgaatataattccttgattatgatattatggatgttgttgttgttgtttgggagctgttttataATATGGTAGAAGTTGAGgaaatagaggaaatgctgcccaaattccatTAGCTTTTTAgttgctctagtttgaacttaagtatgttttcaagACTAACGTTgttacgaatcctcttgaatgtagagtttcGAGCTTTGAAGGAAAAACGTATAGTCGTTAAgaagacgtgaaggtatgtaaggctaaccctttctttcaaaaaaggcatgattcttatgttatgatccCATATATGTTATCCATGTCACccttactcctagaaatgctagaggTCCTTAATTTTCAAGATTCTTATGATGACACCATGTTTAGTGGTACCAAAGCCTAAGTTCTagatgttctcatgatattattgagcctAACATATAattcttgatttcattcattacAATTGGCCTCATCTTACGCTATTGTTTCTTTAAAGTGAGatagaatgatgatgatgattgtgATGATGATGTCAATCCTAGAAAGGCCAAAGTTTAACGTTCTTAATGTTCTCCTGATACTATTGATCTTATCACATGATTActttattgttgatctcaccttatgatagttgttccttcaagatgagataTAGTGATGGTGATGGTTCCATAACAACatatcggaggttaccgaccttatgtcactccgatagagtcgtagcttttaattgggctctcatgcatgctttatatatatgcacgatattaccatgcctatatggccgggcagcaccactacggtgggcggcttatggatgatgatgtatgatattaccgtgcctatatggccgggcagcaccactagttggcggcgtgagatgattacctcggacgcgggaggcccagacgtgggctaatgatgacaataccgtacctatatggtcgggcagtttgtttatacatatttataatgttgctttaaaagtaaaagttagcatgcatggcatcctcCTTAAGAGGCAGTCAGATATACAAGTTAtctctttatttcatgtttccTTATgtcttgattatgttgttattcatgccttacatactcagtacattattcgtactgacgtcctttcttgtggacgctgcgttcatacccgcagatagacagggagacgaatttgatccctaggagcttcatcagcggagaTTCAGGAGCGCTCCACCTACTTCGGAGccgcagtctattggtattcctcttttgtgtatatatttggacatagcggggtcctgtcccgtccttatgatttctagtaccctatatagaggctcgtagacatatgtagATAGTTAGAAGTTTCATAACCTCACTTGtgtacattttgtatatcattttgtagccttgtgggcttgtatatatgtatatgggacgGAGTTGACGATTTTTGTGTAAGTGAGTTTTATTTGAGAATTTATGCTTGATCAGGCTGTGCTAATTGTGAGTTAGACATGTGGTCCCCCAAGACATGGCTGTCTGAAGTAGattaagtggtgctcggtaggttagctctgggtactcgtcatggccctccggttgggtcgtgacagatttcTCATTAAATAGAGTTAATACAGTAACAACAAAACGGTTTCTAACGACCagaatcaagaaattaaatgACAATCATTAATTCAAAGAATTAATGATTGTCGTTACATGCATATAACGGGAAGGACACCAGATAGGACCAGATACCTATAAATAGgactgtcacgccccgaaccatggcctgggcgaaacacggcactcggtgccttactgcctgtgaccgagcgaaccacatggcttgctgaatcatcatgaggcataacatgagcggaatataacgtgaatgcatgatgagcctttataaaacgtagtaagtcataatacttgataaaaatacttgtttaaacatgagtgcggaaataacatgaatgagccaaaatggctatacgactccgaatgtctgacatgacataactgacttgtctagtctatgaaacctctatcatgagtccgaccggaaaacatacttatcgggacaaggccccaaagatacccttagatgcataactaatcataaaacaaaagttgactaaaccccgaatgagatggggctcaccaataagccgatacgAATGCCGTCCTACAGAGCGATGTGTCATCCTGTAACCgcacctgcatcgtgaaatgcagtgCCCCCGGCACAAAAGGGGACGTCAAAGACATTGAAtgtaccggtatgtaaagcaaccgaatgaaataacatgggacatgaagtaataaagataaaaaCCGAACGTGAAACCGAAACACAGTTGTTATGAGCAtggacatgaatacatatataatataaagcatggTAAAACTATCATAAGTaggagagcaataacttataaccgatccatggtCGGCGCTTGCGTCCCCGCCAGCGTGAACACACTCGGTCCTTGCTgtggaacatgagatttaataaaaatatgaaaggatccggtcAATATGAGATATCGTCCGGACATGGGTGGaacgatcctcatcctacggtggctacgtagtttcaaagCTATCTGAAGCCTTccttaattaaaacaactcccaaaaacttaaacatgtaaaataagtggcacttgctgtccacggttttcatgaatataacttgcttgtatatggatatcatgaatcatagcttacttgcattagaacttgtaaaacatgtatagtattttcttgaaaatagcataatatatcataaactagcatgcatgaacccatggaatgagatatgtgggttttcatggattacggacggattctcaataatcataaagaaatattaagaactcaatggtggaattataacaattcatacatagtataatcatggacttggacctagggttatcatgagcatggtatagaaaccctagttttagtagagaatcataatttatggattatgaggcgtgggaagaacaatgatgttcccacacgtagatagtaactctacataccttagtcgctccaaaaacttgaattaaagacttgagctttgaagaagatttccaaaatcttgaattcttgaaccttgagatgggttttcttgaaaaccctaggttaggaatgatgatttcttgtttagattacaaggatatatattagaattgacttgaaatgattagagtaggcttaccttagtgttcttgatgatgggagagaatataaggtcgttctagggcttgggggtgtgaagaatgaagtgaaaagccttaaaacgaagttttataatTCTCATCAGACCcattttacgccctattttacgtccaaaaattctacggaccgtatgtcttacCGTACATCCATTCCAGTGAATTGGGCTTTACGGGCAATTTTACGGTCtgaatatacggcccgtataatttttacggcccgtatattcTACCGTATATCTGCAGAATACTGttttagtaaaacgggcataactttttgtacagatgtccgtttgacctccataatataccgttggaaaggtatttcaaagatctacaactttcaagaaggaaattttcccaaattccttacagatttttccgtatactcattttaattgagacgtggtgcaaactcacttaaaagcacgctccgtagggtagcttccgactttcctttgctaaaggactcttctcatgtctttattgggtttcaaactccatttatacactactcaaattgggttcatGATACCCTtgtcttatgagtcaaatcttagcccgaatgcacgaggtgttacaaggACTTTCACTTGTATATCTGGGCAGCCAAGACGAACTGAAAAAGAGATAATTATTGATTATTCTCtgtttattatcattatcattattctTTTATCATCAAGTTCTTATTCATTCTGGGGAACGGAGAAATCCATCATTGTTGTTCATCTGCAATTGACATAAgtttactttttccttttattttcttattctttattAACCTTTAAATAACTTGCATGTGTTAATTCTAACATCTGTATCAAATTACTACCAACTATGGTTAACCTTAGAACAAATTCaactatttgggtaaaatacgaattttgactcaaacaacaattcaggtaggaaaatgcaaacacttgatagttcatgtgtgttttgataaatagttggtgacagttcaggtagaaaacacaaacacctgatagttcaggtagaaaactCACGAAAAAGTAatacttgaggtgtgtttttgcCTGTTATCTCTTTCGATTTCTTTAGtacatgatttttcttgaaaattgatATTCTTTagttgaattggaaataatgttgtactTCTTTTAAACATATGATATCTTTTGAATTGTAAATAATGTTGTACGTTCTtttagacatagcatatctttaataaaataatagatGACTGCCTccgttgtaaaaaaaaaaaaaaaaagttaagttaATTAAATGAGCAATTGTGGGATCATTTTCACAAACATATATGGTAAACAACTCCAAAAGACATGCCTTATATTGTAAGTAAAGAAGCATTTAAAAgctaattaacaaataaaagaaTGAGTTATATTGTACAATCGGGATTTCCCTTTACAAAACTTTAAGCCCTAAACGAGCTTGTTGAGGAGATTATTCAATCTCACAAATTAGGAAAATCATATAAATCAAAAACCTCTATAGGAACTTGCTGGGGTCAGTATGTCATTATCATCAGCATAATGCCATAATTGTTGCTCACAATTTGCCATGAATCAAGCCACATACTGTTACAAGGGCCACAATTAGTGAGTGGTCTATATGGGGTTGCACTTCTAGACTTAACACCTCTTCACCATACCCAAATCCTCTTGATGATTGCTTCCTTTTTACCTACAAATACACCACGAAGAAATTAGAACATAGAAATTAATGTCTTTCTCTTCAatcttcatatatacataaaatcgtATCACTTCTTTACACTGATATTATAAATGAATTCTTACACTATTAGGCCACTTAAAAATAGAGTTTAATTATATATACCGATAGTGTTAGGTATTTGTATGCCATCAACAGAGGCATATTTAAGATCTTAAGTTTATGAGTTCTGAATCACAGcaaagatagatttaagatTTTAAGAGTATGAGTTCTGAACCAAAGACTCTTTTTGCTTACTGGGTACGAGATTTATTTATACGTATATATTGAATGAAAttcttaataaaaatacatgCTTTGAGCCATAGGCATTATTGGATTCTACCAAACCCCTATCTTCTACTAAGGCTTCACCCTTGATCATCAGGACACTTTTACGTGTTGTAGAAGGTATCCTAAATTATTTTTAGGATGCTTACATGTATATATTAGTTGAATGACCTGATTgtgcaaaaaattatttacaccaACGAAccgtgtatataacttaaattcaaaaGAACTACATGTAGTCGCCCGTCTAGTGTTAAAAAAAGACTTGCACTATCAGTATATATGTGTTAAACCATACCTAAAATGAACTATCTAAGGATAAAGAAGTAGTAATATAATTTCTATGAAtccgaaaattaaaagaattaattaaCTACTAACCTCTGCAACAACTTGACCAGCAGTATTTGTAACTTTAAATGATGTACTTCTTACCAATTGTTGAATCTTGTAGCAGCCAATTCCTACATTAGTTTCATCACACCCAACATTACATATGACATTATCGCTTGAAAACATGCTATAATTCCTCTTCACTTGAAACAATGGCCTCCCTTTAATTCTACCACATGATCCATAGCCATTCCAACGACCAAATACTCTTAGTTTCTgccaaaaaaaaacaactttattttagaacaattaaataaaaaagacaacTCTTTGGATAGGTATTGATATCGATATTTGATATCTGAAATAAGTAGTATATGTTTAACAAGGTATTTGGAAGTTAAAATTGTGTTTGGATATGAAAACACATTTGAAGTCTTGCAAAACTCCAAACTTGTTTTTCAgacttcaatttcttatttcacgTTTGAAGTTGCAATAATGAGATAATTTGATAAACATACACTTATTTGAAATAATCTTCCaatattgtttgaaatatttgaaatagcATTTATGGACAAAGAATTAGTTTCCAATTTGTGGATATATATCTACCTACAAAACATTCAAAAAGTGTTGAGATGGATGAGGCTTGTCATTCTTAACTAGAACTCTCGACCCTTAATTAGAAGTCTCAGGTTCAAGcaagaagaacaaataaactCCTAATAGAAAGCGTTTTTTCCTTTA
This portion of the Lycium ferocissimum isolate CSIRO_LF1 chromosome 1, AGI_CSIRO_Lferr_CH_V1, whole genome shotgun sequence genome encodes:
- the LOC132059784 gene encoding protein LURP-one-related 4-like, whose product is MAKICPELMLEQSSSPPPPSSSSPYVTSIRETFTIWMKSLVFHGNGCTVFNSKGEIIFRIDNYQESCRDEVCLMDLKGQVIFSIKREKLRVFGRWNGYGSCGRIKGRPLFQVKRNYSMFSSDNVICNVGCDETNVGIGCYKIQQLVRSTSFKVTNTAGQVVAEVKRKQSSRGFGYGEEVLSLEVQPHIDHSLIVALVTVCGLIHGKL